Proteins encoded together in one Monomorium pharaonis isolate MP-MQ-018 chromosome 8, ASM1337386v2, whole genome shotgun sequence window:
- the LOC118644163 gene encoding glutamyl aminopeptidase-like isoform X3, with translation MGNNRVESRPKGGALRFNAASAMISESPRQNTNTETIMPDPDEGFRLPKEVVPIHYDLYLHPKLQEGTFTGKATILIDVRDNRRFIALHQKDLNITSAKLETYGLNENQEITISSISKPTKYETFVISTENDINPGKYNLNLEFDGNLKDKIVGFYSSKYKDKKNTSNNIRYIATTKFEPTYARQAFPCFDEPNFKAKFSVKLVHPADGYYSALSNMNVKDKQKNTPEIGLTTVTFEETVPMSTYLACFIIHDFIGTTKTAKGLNGKEFPISIYTTRLQSQERRDFAVDIGVKAIEYYINLFQINYPLPKLDMAGIPDFVSGAMENWGLVTFRETRILYDDRNNSIYDKRDVVNVICHELAHMWFGNLVTMKWWNDLWLNEGFATFMASKCSNVILPNRGYMEEFPIEVMQNVFVSDSKLSSHPIIYDVENPDDITSFFDAISYKKGASIIGMMENFFGSDVFFGAISAYLKNYTYQNAETVDLLNALQNAVGSKLNVKSIMDTWTRQEGYPVVNVKKSGNKYILTQERFLDDPDAKSDPLKSEYKYRWTIPITYITNINERPTLTWFDKDANEVVIEVDDRTRWFKLNAGQVGYYRVNYNEEWKTFEHLLRSDYTQISAVDRANLLDDLFSLADAGKIEYSSVMDLSMYLTEEYHVLPWTVAKSKFKSILSLLTSMNDPVLLQLFKSYVAKLVNTIYEDVTWTVDDTVQKDVPTHIDNRVRPTVIGLACAMGSAECLEKAGDLFKDWLAGKKPQHPDIRDLVYYYGMRYRSNENEWNAMFDLFIDETDPSEKNKIMSGLAGIKSTAILEKYIDRATDQNYVRTQDFLKCLIMISKNPNGTSLVWDWVRKNWEFLVKRYTLNDRYLGELIPSITNSFATQARLDEIKAFFAKYPEAGAGAAGRAKTLETVSKNIKWVARNIDSIKNWLSKN, from the exons ATGGGCAACAATAGAGTCGAAAGCCGACCGAAAGGCGGCGCGCTTCGCTTCAACGCGGCATCAGCGATGATATCGGAGTCACCTCGTCAGA ATACAAATACAGAGACAATAATGCCTGATCCTGACGAAGGCTTCAGATTGCCAAAAGAAGTCGTACCTATCCATTATGATCTCTACTTGCATCCAAAACTTCAAGAGGGCACATTTACTGGAAAAGCAACCATTCTAATTGATGTCCGTGACAACAGAAGATTTATAGCTCTTCATCAAAAAGATCTCAACATCACCTCTGCGAAATTGGAAACGTATGGCCTAAATGAAAATCAAGAAATTACTATCTCGTCCATCAGTAAGCCTACGAAGTATGAAACCTTCGTGATATCAACTGAAAATGATATTAATCCTGGAAAGTACAATTTGAATCTAGAATTTGATGGAAATCTCAAGGACAAAATAGTCGGATTCTATAGCAGCAAATATAAGGACAAGAAAAACACAAGTAATAACATCAG gTACATTGCGACTACCAAATTCGAGCCAACTTATGCTAGACAAGCTTTCCCGTGTTTCGATGAACCCAATTTTAAGGCAAAATTTTCAGTTAAACTGGTGCATCCTGCGGATGGTTATTACAGTGCCTTATCCAACATGAATGTAAAG gataagcaaaaaaatacaCCAGAAATTGGTCTAACAACAGTGACCTTTGAAGAAACTGTACCTATGTCAACGTATTTAGCTTGTTTTATTATCCATGACTTTATTGGCACAACTAAAACGGCAAAGGGTTTAAATGGTAAAGAATTTCCGATCAGTATCTACACCACAAGACTTCAATCGCAGGAGAGAAGAGATTTTGCAGTGGATATTGGCGTGAAAGCTATTGAATATTACATAAACTTATTCCAAATAAATTATCCATTACCAAAACTCG ATATGGCTGGTATTCCCGATTTTGTGTCCGGCGCTATGGAGAATTGGGGTTTAGTGACTTTTAGAGAAACAAGAATTCTTTACGATGATCGTAATAACTCGATCTATGATAAGCGCGATGTCGTTAACGTAATCTGTCACGAATTGGCACATATGTGGTTTGGAAATCtcg tAACTATGAAATGGTGGAATGATTTGTGGCTAAATGAGGGTTTTGCTACATTCATGGCATCTAAATGTTCAAATGTGATTCTACCAAACCGAGGATAT atggAAGAATTTCCTATTGAAGTAATGCAGAATGTGTTCGTTTCCGACTCAAAGTTGAGCTCTCATCCTATAATTTATGATGTTGAAAATCCAGACGATATTACATCTTTCTTTGAtgcaatatcttataaaaaa GGAGCATCTATAATCGGCATGATGGAGAACTTCTTTGGATCTGATGTCTTTTTCGGTGCAATTAGTGCTTATTTGAAGAATTATACCTATCAAAATGCGGAGACAGTGGACCTTTTAAATGCTTTGCAAAATGCGGTAGgaagtaaattaaatgtaaaatcaataatgGATACTTGGACGCGACAAGAAGGTTACCCTGTTGTCAACGTGAAAAAGTCtggaaacaaatatatattaactcAGGAACGATTCCTAGACGATCCAGACGCCAAATCCGATCCTTTAAAATCAGAATACAA GTACCGCTGGACCATACCCATCACTTATATCACTAATATAAACGAGAGACCCACTCTCACGTGGTTCGATAAAGATGCGAACGAAg TGGTCATTGAGGTCGACGATCGTACTAGGtggtttaaattaaatgccgGTCAAGTTGGCTATTATCGAGTTAATTACAACGAGGAATGGAAAACATTCGAGCATTTACTTCGATCCGATTATAcg CAAATATCTGCAGTGGATCGAGCGAATCTTTTGGATGATTTGTTTAGTTTAGCTGATGCCGGTAAAATCGAATATAGCAGCGTGATGGACTTAAGCATGTATCTCACCGAGGAGTATCATGTTCTTCCATGGACGGTTGCGAAATCGAAATTCAAGTCGATTCTTTCTCTGTTAACCTCCATGAATGACCCAGTACTTTTACAGCTGTTCAAA TCTTACGTCGCAAAATTGGTAAACACCATCTACGAGGATGTAACTTGGACTGTCGATGATACTGTCCAAAAGGATGTACCTACACACATCGACAATAGAGTACGACCAACAGTAATTGGATTGGCCTGTGCAATGGGTTCAGCGGAATGCCTGGAAAAAGCAGGCGATCTCTTCAAGGATTGGTTGGCAGGAAAGAAACCGCAACATCCTGATATACGAGATTTGGTTTATTATTACG gtATGCGCTACCGGTCGAATGAGAACGAGTGGAATGCCATGTTCGATTTGTTTATAGACGAGACCGATCCCAGcgagaagaataaaataatgtcagGATTAGCGGGCATAAAATCTACTGCAATTTTAGAGAA GTACATTGACAGAGCAACTGATCAGAATTACGTCCGCACTCAAGATTTCTTGAAATGCTTGATTATGATTTCCAAAAATCCCAATGGTACATCGCTGGTATGGGACTGGGTGCGCAAGAATTGGGAGTTCCTGGTAAAGAGATACACATTAAACGATCGATATCTTGGTGAACTTATACCATCTATCACAAATTCCTTCGCCACGCAAGCTAGGCTGGACGAAATAAAAGCCTTCTTCGCGAAATATCCTGAAGCAGGTGCCGGCGCGGCCGGTCGAGCCAAAACTCTCGAGACAGTTTCGAAGAATATTAAATGGGTCGCtagaaatattgatagtatcaAGAATTGGTTGTCCAAAAATTGA
- the LOC118644163 gene encoding glutamyl aminopeptidase-like isoform X1 yields MGNNRVESRPKGGALRFNAASAMISESPRQSNDLSTLLCFTCSACFVLSLICSSLAASVVPLDQTVEAASYSRHDTNTETIMPDPDEGFRLPKEVVPIHYDLYLHPKLQEGTFTGKATILIDVRDNRRFIALHQKDLNITSAKLETYGLNENQEITISSISKPTKYETFVISTENDINPGKYNLNLEFDGNLKDKIVGFYSSKYKDKKNTSNNIRYIATTKFEPTYARQAFPCFDEPNFKAKFSVKLVHPADGYYSALSNMNVKDKQKNTPEIGLTTVTFEETVPMSTYLACFIIHDFIGTTKTAKGLNGKEFPISIYTTRLQSQERRDFAVDIGVKAIEYYINLFQINYPLPKLDMAGIPDFVSGAMENWGLVTFRETRILYDDRNNSIYDKRDVVNVICHELAHMWFGNLVTMKWWNDLWLNEGFATFMASKCSNVILPNRGYMEEFPIEVMQNVFVSDSKLSSHPIIYDVENPDDITSFFDAISYKKGASIIGMMENFFGSDVFFGAISAYLKNYTYQNAETVDLLNALQNAVGSKLNVKSIMDTWTRQEGYPVVNVKKSGNKYILTQERFLDDPDAKSDPLKSEYKYRWTIPITYITNINERPTLTWFDKDANEVVIEVDDRTRWFKLNAGQVGYYRVNYNEEWKTFEHLLRSDYTQISAVDRANLLDDLFSLADAGKIEYSSVMDLSMYLTEEYHVLPWTVAKSKFKSILSLLTSMNDPVLLQLFKSYVAKLVNTIYEDVTWTVDDTVQKDVPTHIDNRVRPTVIGLACAMGSAECLEKAGDLFKDWLAGKKPQHPDIRDLVYYYGMRYRSNENEWNAMFDLFIDETDPSEKNKIMSGLAGIKSTAILEKYIDRATDQNYVRTQDFLKCLIMISKNPNGTSLVWDWVRKNWEFLVKRYTLNDRYLGELIPSITNSFATQARLDEIKAFFAKYPEAGAGAAGRAKTLETVSKNIKWVARNIDSIKNWLSKN; encoded by the exons ATGGGCAACAATAGAGTCGAAAGCCGACCGAAAGGCGGCGCGCTTCGCTTCAACGCGGCATCAGCGATGATATCGGAGTCACCTCGTCAGAGTAATGATCTTTCCACACTTCTCTGCTTTACCTGCAGCGCCTGCTTTGTCCTGAGTTTAATTTGCTCCAGTTTAGCGGCATCGGTCGTTCCGCTAGACCAGACCGTCGAGGCGGCGAGTTACAGTCGACACG ATACAAATACAGAGACAATAATGCCTGATCCTGACGAAGGCTTCAGATTGCCAAAAGAAGTCGTACCTATCCATTATGATCTCTACTTGCATCCAAAACTTCAAGAGGGCACATTTACTGGAAAAGCAACCATTCTAATTGATGTCCGTGACAACAGAAGATTTATAGCTCTTCATCAAAAAGATCTCAACATCACCTCTGCGAAATTGGAAACGTATGGCCTAAATGAAAATCAAGAAATTACTATCTCGTCCATCAGTAAGCCTACGAAGTATGAAACCTTCGTGATATCAACTGAAAATGATATTAATCCTGGAAAGTACAATTTGAATCTAGAATTTGATGGAAATCTCAAGGACAAAATAGTCGGATTCTATAGCAGCAAATATAAGGACAAGAAAAACACAAGTAATAACATCAG gTACATTGCGACTACCAAATTCGAGCCAACTTATGCTAGACAAGCTTTCCCGTGTTTCGATGAACCCAATTTTAAGGCAAAATTTTCAGTTAAACTGGTGCATCCTGCGGATGGTTATTACAGTGCCTTATCCAACATGAATGTAAAG gataagcaaaaaaatacaCCAGAAATTGGTCTAACAACAGTGACCTTTGAAGAAACTGTACCTATGTCAACGTATTTAGCTTGTTTTATTATCCATGACTTTATTGGCACAACTAAAACGGCAAAGGGTTTAAATGGTAAAGAATTTCCGATCAGTATCTACACCACAAGACTTCAATCGCAGGAGAGAAGAGATTTTGCAGTGGATATTGGCGTGAAAGCTATTGAATATTACATAAACTTATTCCAAATAAATTATCCATTACCAAAACTCG ATATGGCTGGTATTCCCGATTTTGTGTCCGGCGCTATGGAGAATTGGGGTTTAGTGACTTTTAGAGAAACAAGAATTCTTTACGATGATCGTAATAACTCGATCTATGATAAGCGCGATGTCGTTAACGTAATCTGTCACGAATTGGCACATATGTGGTTTGGAAATCtcg tAACTATGAAATGGTGGAATGATTTGTGGCTAAATGAGGGTTTTGCTACATTCATGGCATCTAAATGTTCAAATGTGATTCTACCAAACCGAGGATAT atggAAGAATTTCCTATTGAAGTAATGCAGAATGTGTTCGTTTCCGACTCAAAGTTGAGCTCTCATCCTATAATTTATGATGTTGAAAATCCAGACGATATTACATCTTTCTTTGAtgcaatatcttataaaaaa GGAGCATCTATAATCGGCATGATGGAGAACTTCTTTGGATCTGATGTCTTTTTCGGTGCAATTAGTGCTTATTTGAAGAATTATACCTATCAAAATGCGGAGACAGTGGACCTTTTAAATGCTTTGCAAAATGCGGTAGgaagtaaattaaatgtaaaatcaataatgGATACTTGGACGCGACAAGAAGGTTACCCTGTTGTCAACGTGAAAAAGTCtggaaacaaatatatattaactcAGGAACGATTCCTAGACGATCCAGACGCCAAATCCGATCCTTTAAAATCAGAATACAA GTACCGCTGGACCATACCCATCACTTATATCACTAATATAAACGAGAGACCCACTCTCACGTGGTTCGATAAAGATGCGAACGAAg TGGTCATTGAGGTCGACGATCGTACTAGGtggtttaaattaaatgccgGTCAAGTTGGCTATTATCGAGTTAATTACAACGAGGAATGGAAAACATTCGAGCATTTACTTCGATCCGATTATAcg CAAATATCTGCAGTGGATCGAGCGAATCTTTTGGATGATTTGTTTAGTTTAGCTGATGCCGGTAAAATCGAATATAGCAGCGTGATGGACTTAAGCATGTATCTCACCGAGGAGTATCATGTTCTTCCATGGACGGTTGCGAAATCGAAATTCAAGTCGATTCTTTCTCTGTTAACCTCCATGAATGACCCAGTACTTTTACAGCTGTTCAAA TCTTACGTCGCAAAATTGGTAAACACCATCTACGAGGATGTAACTTGGACTGTCGATGATACTGTCCAAAAGGATGTACCTACACACATCGACAATAGAGTACGACCAACAGTAATTGGATTGGCCTGTGCAATGGGTTCAGCGGAATGCCTGGAAAAAGCAGGCGATCTCTTCAAGGATTGGTTGGCAGGAAAGAAACCGCAACATCCTGATATACGAGATTTGGTTTATTATTACG gtATGCGCTACCGGTCGAATGAGAACGAGTGGAATGCCATGTTCGATTTGTTTATAGACGAGACCGATCCCAGcgagaagaataaaataatgtcagGATTAGCGGGCATAAAATCTACTGCAATTTTAGAGAA GTACATTGACAGAGCAACTGATCAGAATTACGTCCGCACTCAAGATTTCTTGAAATGCTTGATTATGATTTCCAAAAATCCCAATGGTACATCGCTGGTATGGGACTGGGTGCGCAAGAATTGGGAGTTCCTGGTAAAGAGATACACATTAAACGATCGATATCTTGGTGAACTTATACCATCTATCACAAATTCCTTCGCCACGCAAGCTAGGCTGGACGAAATAAAAGCCTTCTTCGCGAAATATCCTGAAGCAGGTGCCGGCGCGGCCGGTCGAGCCAAAACTCTCGAGACAGTTTCGAAGAATATTAAATGGGTCGCtagaaatattgatagtatcaAGAATTGGTTGTCCAAAAATTGA
- the LOC118644163 gene encoding glutamyl aminopeptidase-like isoform X2 translates to MLFILQRLNRPVANFCFQPTLRENSRLFVRLLVTSAYTNTETIMPDPDEGFRLPKEVVPIHYDLYLHPKLQEGTFTGKATILIDVRDNRRFIALHQKDLNITSAKLETYGLNENQEITISSISKPTKYETFVISTENDINPGKYNLNLEFDGNLKDKIVGFYSSKYKDKKNTSNNIRYIATTKFEPTYARQAFPCFDEPNFKAKFSVKLVHPADGYYSALSNMNVKDKQKNTPEIGLTTVTFEETVPMSTYLACFIIHDFIGTTKTAKGLNGKEFPISIYTTRLQSQERRDFAVDIGVKAIEYYINLFQINYPLPKLDMAGIPDFVSGAMENWGLVTFRETRILYDDRNNSIYDKRDVVNVICHELAHMWFGNLVTMKWWNDLWLNEGFATFMASKCSNVILPNRGYMEEFPIEVMQNVFVSDSKLSSHPIIYDVENPDDITSFFDAISYKKGASIIGMMENFFGSDVFFGAISAYLKNYTYQNAETVDLLNALQNAVGSKLNVKSIMDTWTRQEGYPVVNVKKSGNKYILTQERFLDDPDAKSDPLKSEYKYRWTIPITYITNINERPTLTWFDKDANEVVIEVDDRTRWFKLNAGQVGYYRVNYNEEWKTFEHLLRSDYTQISAVDRANLLDDLFSLADAGKIEYSSVMDLSMYLTEEYHVLPWTVAKSKFKSILSLLTSMNDPVLLQLFKSYVAKLVNTIYEDVTWTVDDTVQKDVPTHIDNRVRPTVIGLACAMGSAECLEKAGDLFKDWLAGKKPQHPDIRDLVYYYGMRYRSNENEWNAMFDLFIDETDPSEKNKIMSGLAGIKSTAILEKYIDRATDQNYVRTQDFLKCLIMISKNPNGTSLVWDWVRKNWEFLVKRYTLNDRYLGELIPSITNSFATQARLDEIKAFFAKYPEAGAGAAGRAKTLETVSKNIKWVARNIDSIKNWLSKN, encoded by the exons ATGCTTTTCATTTTACAGCG GCTCAATCGACCGGTAGCCAATTTTTGCTTTCAACCTACATTACGGGAAAATAGCCGGCTTTTCGTTCGCTTATTGGTTACATCAGCAT ATACAAATACAGAGACAATAATGCCTGATCCTGACGAAGGCTTCAGATTGCCAAAAGAAGTCGTACCTATCCATTATGATCTCTACTTGCATCCAAAACTTCAAGAGGGCACATTTACTGGAAAAGCAACCATTCTAATTGATGTCCGTGACAACAGAAGATTTATAGCTCTTCATCAAAAAGATCTCAACATCACCTCTGCGAAATTGGAAACGTATGGCCTAAATGAAAATCAAGAAATTACTATCTCGTCCATCAGTAAGCCTACGAAGTATGAAACCTTCGTGATATCAACTGAAAATGATATTAATCCTGGAAAGTACAATTTGAATCTAGAATTTGATGGAAATCTCAAGGACAAAATAGTCGGATTCTATAGCAGCAAATATAAGGACAAGAAAAACACAAGTAATAACATCAG gTACATTGCGACTACCAAATTCGAGCCAACTTATGCTAGACAAGCTTTCCCGTGTTTCGATGAACCCAATTTTAAGGCAAAATTTTCAGTTAAACTGGTGCATCCTGCGGATGGTTATTACAGTGCCTTATCCAACATGAATGTAAAG gataagcaaaaaaatacaCCAGAAATTGGTCTAACAACAGTGACCTTTGAAGAAACTGTACCTATGTCAACGTATTTAGCTTGTTTTATTATCCATGACTTTATTGGCACAACTAAAACGGCAAAGGGTTTAAATGGTAAAGAATTTCCGATCAGTATCTACACCACAAGACTTCAATCGCAGGAGAGAAGAGATTTTGCAGTGGATATTGGCGTGAAAGCTATTGAATATTACATAAACTTATTCCAAATAAATTATCCATTACCAAAACTCG ATATGGCTGGTATTCCCGATTTTGTGTCCGGCGCTATGGAGAATTGGGGTTTAGTGACTTTTAGAGAAACAAGAATTCTTTACGATGATCGTAATAACTCGATCTATGATAAGCGCGATGTCGTTAACGTAATCTGTCACGAATTGGCACATATGTGGTTTGGAAATCtcg tAACTATGAAATGGTGGAATGATTTGTGGCTAAATGAGGGTTTTGCTACATTCATGGCATCTAAATGTTCAAATGTGATTCTACCAAACCGAGGATAT atggAAGAATTTCCTATTGAAGTAATGCAGAATGTGTTCGTTTCCGACTCAAAGTTGAGCTCTCATCCTATAATTTATGATGTTGAAAATCCAGACGATATTACATCTTTCTTTGAtgcaatatcttataaaaaa GGAGCATCTATAATCGGCATGATGGAGAACTTCTTTGGATCTGATGTCTTTTTCGGTGCAATTAGTGCTTATTTGAAGAATTATACCTATCAAAATGCGGAGACAGTGGACCTTTTAAATGCTTTGCAAAATGCGGTAGgaagtaaattaaatgtaaaatcaataatgGATACTTGGACGCGACAAGAAGGTTACCCTGTTGTCAACGTGAAAAAGTCtggaaacaaatatatattaactcAGGAACGATTCCTAGACGATCCAGACGCCAAATCCGATCCTTTAAAATCAGAATACAA GTACCGCTGGACCATACCCATCACTTATATCACTAATATAAACGAGAGACCCACTCTCACGTGGTTCGATAAAGATGCGAACGAAg TGGTCATTGAGGTCGACGATCGTACTAGGtggtttaaattaaatgccgGTCAAGTTGGCTATTATCGAGTTAATTACAACGAGGAATGGAAAACATTCGAGCATTTACTTCGATCCGATTATAcg CAAATATCTGCAGTGGATCGAGCGAATCTTTTGGATGATTTGTTTAGTTTAGCTGATGCCGGTAAAATCGAATATAGCAGCGTGATGGACTTAAGCATGTATCTCACCGAGGAGTATCATGTTCTTCCATGGACGGTTGCGAAATCGAAATTCAAGTCGATTCTTTCTCTGTTAACCTCCATGAATGACCCAGTACTTTTACAGCTGTTCAAA TCTTACGTCGCAAAATTGGTAAACACCATCTACGAGGATGTAACTTGGACTGTCGATGATACTGTCCAAAAGGATGTACCTACACACATCGACAATAGAGTACGACCAACAGTAATTGGATTGGCCTGTGCAATGGGTTCAGCGGAATGCCTGGAAAAAGCAGGCGATCTCTTCAAGGATTGGTTGGCAGGAAAGAAACCGCAACATCCTGATATACGAGATTTGGTTTATTATTACG gtATGCGCTACCGGTCGAATGAGAACGAGTGGAATGCCATGTTCGATTTGTTTATAGACGAGACCGATCCCAGcgagaagaataaaataatgtcagGATTAGCGGGCATAAAATCTACTGCAATTTTAGAGAA GTACATTGACAGAGCAACTGATCAGAATTACGTCCGCACTCAAGATTTCTTGAAATGCTTGATTATGATTTCCAAAAATCCCAATGGTACATCGCTGGTATGGGACTGGGTGCGCAAGAATTGGGAGTTCCTGGTAAAGAGATACACATTAAACGATCGATATCTTGGTGAACTTATACCATCTATCACAAATTCCTTCGCCACGCAAGCTAGGCTGGACGAAATAAAAGCCTTCTTCGCGAAATATCCTGAAGCAGGTGCCGGCGCGGCCGGTCGAGCCAAAACTCTCGAGACAGTTTCGAAGAATATTAAATGGGTCGCtagaaatattgatagtatcaAGAATTGGTTGTCCAAAAATTGA